A region from the Anomaloglossus baeobatrachus isolate aAnoBae1 chromosome 11, aAnoBae1.hap1, whole genome shotgun sequence genome encodes:
- the LOC142256476 gene encoding uncharacterized protein LOC142256476 isoform X1: protein MKNLFALLFMISTLAVSVFSYKCYSCMCRNSTKCKETEIECLGNRCMTASQRVKNNGKLQKEMYKSCANETLCGTKGAMVVGNSTLRFYASCCDGEFCNNKGYELLPENQTQNGVTCPSYLCFNTLDECKTDKMMNCTGSMNKCIEYRGSMVNPDGTFTNYSGKGCINDDAC, encoded by the exons TCTTTTCCTATAAATGTTATTCGTGCATGTGCCGCAATTCTACAAAATGTAAAGAGACTGAGATTGAATGCCTTGGAAATCGATGCATGACCGCCTCGCAACGCGTTAAAAATA ATGGAAAATTGCAAAAAGAAATGTATAAAAGTTGTGCTAATGAAACATTGTGTGGAACCAAGGGTGCAATGGTAGTGGGAAATTCAACACTTCGATTTTATGCGAGTTGCTGCGATGGAGAGTTTTGCAACAATAAAGGATATGAAC TTCTTccagaaaatcaaacacaaaatggtGTAACATGTCCATCATATCTATGTTTTAACACCTTGGATGAATGTAAAACTGACAAGATGATGAACTGCACTGGATCCATGAACAAATGCATCGAATATAGGGGTTCAATGGTAAATCCAG ATGGAACATTTACAAATTATTCTGGCAAAGGTTGTATTAATGATGATGCCTGCTGA